In a genomic window of Quercus lobata isolate SW786 chromosome 4, ValleyOak3.0 Primary Assembly, whole genome shotgun sequence:
- the LOC115987370 gene encoding phenylalanine--tRNA ligase, chloroplastic/mitochondrial-like isoform X2: protein MTTTRRGERASTTIWTGNTLSCTWRRHRSPVASVLELGGVKIGREGDLYHKDSIDSTHYPVFHQMEGVRVFSLDDWEASGVDATSYAAEDLKKCLEGLANFHWPNSIYLPNYA, encoded by the exons ATGACGACGACGCGGAGGGGCGAGCGAGCATCGACGACGATCTGGACTGGGAACACCCTGAGTTGCACGTGGCGCCGCCACCGGTCACCGGTGGCCTCAGTGCTCGAACTTGGCGGAGTCAAGATTGGTCGAGAAG GAGATTTATACCACAAGGATTCCATAGACTCAACTCATTACCCTGTGTTTCATCAG ATGGAAGGTGTACGTGTGTTTTCACTAGATGACTGGGAGGCATCTGGTGTAGATGCCACATCTTATGCAGCTGAGGACTTGAAGAAATGTCTTGAGGGCTTGGCAAATTTTCATTGGCCCAACAGCATATACCTTCCTAACTATGCATGA
- the LOC115987370 gene encoding phenylalanine--tRNA ligase, chloroplastic/mitochondrial-like isoform X1, whose translation MGLTLAIAVWSIEFFSFCCSLLIVTVKQNFDDVLVPADHVSRSYNDTYYIDAETVLRCQTSSHQAELLRRGHTHFLVTGDLYHKDSIDSTHYPVFHQMEGVRVFSLDDWEASGVDATSYAAEDLKKCLEGLANFHWPNSIYLPNYA comes from the exons ATGGGATTGACATTGGCCATTGCAGTCTGGAGCATTGAATTTTTCTCGTTTTGTTGTTCCTTACTGATTGTAACCGTGAAACAG AATTTTGATGATGTCTTGGTTCCTGCTGATCATGTAAGCAGGAGTTATAATGATACATACTATATTGATGCTGAAACTGTTTTGAGGTGTCAAACAAGTTCTCATCAGGCAGAGTTATTGAGAAGAGGACACACTCATTTTCTTGTTACAGGAGATTTATACCACAAGGATTCCATAGACTCAACTCATTACCCTGTGTTTCATCAG ATGGAAGGTGTACGTGTGTTTTCACTAGATGACTGGGAGGCATCTGGTGTAGATGCCACATCTTATGCAGCTGAGGACTTGAAGAAATGTCTTGAGGGCTTGGCAAATTTTCATTGGCCCAACAGCATATACCTTCCTAACTATGCATGA
- the LOC115988105 gene encoding mitogen-activated protein kinase kinase kinase 5-like isoform X1: MFDVLLVLVSLPASMSLVQLHFSYRNTRALCATKEVEIFPDDTKSAVSIKQLWQEIKLRSELKHPNIVQYYDSEIVDSWFPIYLEYVPGGSIKKYIKDNGAMPESDVRRFTTHILSGLDYLHSENIVHRDIKGANLLIDSSGVVRLADFGTAKRKMCLILGLRNLGLIVAQLALLADATKLYFIGTAHWTTPELMHGLEPSSPDAVLAVDTWSVGCTVLEMLTGRLPWGNLEPVIMGSCIQLFFGPFGTIDS; the protein is encoded by the exons ATGTTTGATGTCCTTCTTGTGCTAGTTTCTTTACCTGCATCAATGTCTTTAGTACAGTTACACTTTTCTTACAGGAATACTCGAGCTTTATGTGCAACAAAGGAAGTTGAAATATTTCCTGATGACACAAAATCTGCAGTCTCTATAAAGCAGTTATGGCAG GAAATCAAACTTCGCAGTGAGCTGAAGCATCCAAATATTGTGCAATATTATGACAGTGAAATA GTTGATAGCTGGTTTCCTATATATCTGGAGTATGTTCCTGGAGGttcaatcaaaaaatatataaaggatAATGGAGCCATGCCAGAATCTGATGTTCGCCGGTTTACTACCCATATTCTCTCTGGGTTGGATTACTTGCATAGTGAAAATATAGTTCACAG GGACATCAAAGGGGCTAATTTGCTCATTGATTCATCTGGAGTTGTCAGGCTTGCTGATTTTGGGACGGCTAAACGT AAGATGTGTCTAATATTGGGCTTAAGAAACTTGGGACTTATTGTTGCACAGCTTGCTCTACTCGCAGACGCAACTAAGCTTTATTTCATTGGAACTGCACACTGGACAACTCCAGAG CTCATGCATGGTTTGGAGCCTTCCAGCCCCGATGCTGTTCTTGCTGTAGATACTTGGAGTGTGGGTTGTACTGTTCTTGAAATGTTAACTGGAAGACTTCCCTGGGGTAATCTTGAACCG GTTATAATGGGTTCTTGTATTCAGTTgttttttgggccttttggcACTATTGATTCGTGA
- the LOC115988105 gene encoding mitogen-activated protein kinase kinase kinase 5-like isoform X2: MFDVLLVLVSLPASMSLVQLHFSYRNTRALCATKEVEIFPDDTKSAVSIKQLWQEIKLRSELKHPNIVQYYDSEIVDSWFPIYLEYVPGGSIKKYIKDNGAMPESDVRRFTTHILSGLDYLHSENIVHRDIKGANLLIDSSGVVRLADFGTAKRLALLADATKLYFIGTAHWTTPELMHGLEPSSPDAVLAVDTWSVGCTVLEMLTGRLPWGNLEPVIMGSCIQLFFGPFGTIDS; this comes from the exons ATGTTTGATGTCCTTCTTGTGCTAGTTTCTTTACCTGCATCAATGTCTTTAGTACAGTTACACTTTTCTTACAGGAATACTCGAGCTTTATGTGCAACAAAGGAAGTTGAAATATTTCCTGATGACACAAAATCTGCAGTCTCTATAAAGCAGTTATGGCAG GAAATCAAACTTCGCAGTGAGCTGAAGCATCCAAATATTGTGCAATATTATGACAGTGAAATA GTTGATAGCTGGTTTCCTATATATCTGGAGTATGTTCCTGGAGGttcaatcaaaaaatatataaaggatAATGGAGCCATGCCAGAATCTGATGTTCGCCGGTTTACTACCCATATTCTCTCTGGGTTGGATTACTTGCATAGTGAAAATATAGTTCACAG GGACATCAAAGGGGCTAATTTGCTCATTGATTCATCTGGAGTTGTCAGGCTTGCTGATTTTGGGACGGCTAAACGT CTTGCTCTACTCGCAGACGCAACTAAGCTTTATTTCATTGGAACTGCACACTGGACAACTCCAGAG CTCATGCATGGTTTGGAGCCTTCCAGCCCCGATGCTGTTCTTGCTGTAGATACTTGGAGTGTGGGTTGTACTGTTCTTGAAATGTTAACTGGAAGACTTCCCTGGGGTAATCTTGAACCG GTTATAATGGGTTCTTGTATTCAGTTgttttttgggccttttggcACTATTGATTCGTGA
- the LOC115986233 gene encoding uncharacterized protein LOC115986233, which translates to MARGNRTSPVVWQPLFGCSVKVNFDEAVFNEDQEAGIGVVIRNNEGQVLAALSEKVRMPVTVEVLEMLAARKAAIFARDLGFSQVCFEGDAELVVKCLQSGTVSNALVGHLVKDFMSIRRHFQSSNVIHVRWQGNNVAHALARDAKFSFPLRVWMEEVPPNISCFVVRDLP; encoded by the coding sequence ATGGCGAGAGGAAACAGAACCAGCCCGGTGGTGTGGCAGCCTCTGTTTGGATGTTCAGTCAAAGTTAACTTCGACGAGGCGGTGTTCAATGAGGATCAGGAAGCTGGTATTGGAGTGGTCATTCGCAACAATGAAGGGCAGGTGCTGGCGGCGCTATCGGAGAAGGTGCGGATGCCAGTTACAGTGGAAGTTCTTGAGATGTTGGCGGCTAGGAAAGCTGCTATTTTTGCTAGGGACCTCGGTTTTAGCCAGGTGTGTTTTGAAGGCGACGCTGAACTAGTGGTAAAGTGCTTACAGTCGGGTACGGTTTCAAATGCACTGGTTGGCCATTTGGTAAAAGACTTCATGTCTATAAGAAGGCACTTTCAGTCCTCTAATGTCATCCATGTCAGGTGGCAAGGCAACAATGTTGCCCATGCTTTAGCTAGGGAtgctaaattttcttttcctttaaggGTTTGGATGGAGGAAGTTCCTCCAAATATTTCCTGTTTTGTTGTAAGAGATTTGCCTTAG